In the genome of Raphanus sativus cultivar WK10039 chromosome 4, ASM80110v3, whole genome shotgun sequence, one region contains:
- the LOC108829607 gene encoding receptor-like kinase TMK3 encodes MTRSHLPLLCLLLSFLNFATSQDDAMIMQALRSSLTLTSDVNWSNPDPCKWETVQCDGSNRVTRIQLKQKWIQGTLPPDLGKLSELIVLDLFSNKISGPIPDLSGLTHLQTLNLQDNFFDSTPKNLFSGMNSLQEVYLDNNPFPLGRFRRHSETLPSLASLKLSLNNLHGGLPLSLAGSSLQKLYLNWQKLNGSISLLQNMTSLVEFDIRGNFFSGPIPDLSGLQNLSLFNVKDKQLTGLVPPSLTVLQNLTVVNLTNNYFQGPMPLFKNSVAVDAIASASSFCQEAPAMNWKGNDSCVSWLGITCYKSDITGISLWSQGLTGSISQSFANLTSLELIDLSSNSLTGSIPTELTTLPKLRLLDVSNNNINGDVPKFSGSVIVVTTGNANIGTKNK; translated from the exons ATGACCAGATCTCATCTGCCCCTCCTCTGTCTCCTCCTCTCCTTCCTCAATTTCGCCACTTCTCAGGACGATGCGATGATCATGCAAGCCCTTAGATCGAGCCTGACTCTCACATCAGACGTCAACTGGTCAAACCCTGACCCTTGCAAATGGGAAACCGTCCAGTGCGACGGAAGCAACCGCGTCACAAGGATCCAGCTCAAACAGAAATGGATCCAAGGGACTCTCCCTCCTGATCTCGGGAAACTCTCGGAGCTCATTGTCCTCGATTTATTCTCTAACAAAATCTCTGGTCCGATTCCCGATCTCTCTGGACTAACGCATCTACAGACGCTGAATCTTCAGGACAATTTCTTCGATTCGACTCCGAAAAACCTCTTCTCCGGGATGAACTCACTACAAGAAGTGTACCTCGATAACAACCCCTTCCCGCTTGGGAGATTCCGGAGACA CTCCGAGACGCTCCCAAGCCTCGCTTCTTTAAAGCTGTCTCTGAATAACTTACACGGAGGGTTGCCTTTGAGCTTGGCGGGCTCGTCGTTGCAGAAGCTCTATCTCAACTGGCAGAAGCTCAACGGGTCGATCTCGTTGTTGCAGAACATGACTTCTCTCGTCGAGTTTGATATTCGAGGTAACTTCTTTTCAGGTCCCATCCCTGATCTCTCTGGTCTGCAGAATCTAAGTCTGTTCAATGTTAAAGATAAACAGCTCACCGGCCTTGTCCCACCGTCTCTCACTGTTCTCCAAAATCTCACTGTCGTGAATTTAACTAATAACTACTTTCAAGGACCGATGCCGTTATTCAAGAACTCAGTCGCTGTTGATGCAATAGCCAGCGCGAGTAGCTTCTGTCAGGAGGCTCCTG CCATGAATTGGAAAGGGAATGATTCGTGTGTTAGCTGGCTCGGGATTACTTGTTACAAAAGTGACATTACAGGGATTAGCCTATGGAGTCAGGGGCTCACGGGTTCGATATCTCAGAGTTTTGCTAATCttacttccttggaattgatCGATCTTTCTAGCAACAGCCTCACCGGGAGTATACCGACAGAGCTTACCACTTTGCCTAAGCTTAGGCTACTAGATGTGTCTAACAACAATATCAACGGTGATGTCCCGAAGTTCAGCGGAAGTGTGATTGTGGTGACTACTGGTAACGCTAACATCGGAACGAAGAATAAATGA
- the LOC108829606 gene encoding receptor-like kinase TMK3 codes for MTRSHLPLLCLLLFFLNFATSHDDVTIMQALRSSLTLTSYGNWSDPDPCKWEAVQCDGSKRVTMIQLKQKGIQGTLPPDLGKLSELIVLEFFSNKISGPVPDLSGLTHLQTLNLHDNLFNSTPDNLFSGMNSIQEVCLDNNPFSSWKIPETVKEATSLKSLSLVNCSVTGSIPDFFSSETLPNLVSLKLSRNNLHGGLPESFGRSSLQQLYLDWQILNGSISVLQSMTSLVEFNVRANFFSGFIPDLSGLQNLTLFNVRDNKLTGLIPPSLTALPNLTVVNLTNNYIQGPMPLFQKSVEVDAIFAAGRFCQETPGTPCDPQVQTLISIAESFGFPLNLAKGWKGNDSCDTWLGINCYESHITGISLWGQELKGSISPSFANLTSLELIDLSNNNLTGSIPTELTTLPKLRILDVSNNNINGDVPKFSGNVIVVTTGNANIGTKNKGTLAKKE; via the coding sequence ATGACCAGATCTCATCTGCCCCTCCTAtgtctcctcctcttcttcctcaattTCGCCACTTCTCATGACGATGTGACGATCATGCAAGCCCTCAGATCGAGCCTGACTCTCACCTCATATGGCAACTGGTCAGACCCCGACCCTTGCAAATGGGAAGCCGTCCAGTGCGACGGAAGCAAGCGCGTCACGATGATCCAGCTCAAACAGAAAGGGATCCAAGGGACTCTCCCTCCTGATCTCGGGAAACTCTCGGAGCTCATCGTTCTCGAGTTTTTCTCCAACAAAATCTCCGGTCCGGTTCCCGATCTCTCCGGACTAACACATCTACAGACGCTGAATCTTCACGACAATCTCTTCAATTCGACTCCAGATAATCTCTTCTCCGGGATGAACTCGATACAAGAAGTCTGCCTCGACAACAATCCCTTCTCTTCTTGGAAGATTCCTGAGACTGTCAAAGAAGCAACGTCTCTCAAGAGCCTCTCCCTCGTCAACTGCAGCGTCACCGGTTCAATTCCTGATTTCTTCAGTTCCGAGACGCTCCCTAACCTCGTTTCTTTAAAGCTGTCTCGGAACAATCTCCACGGAGGGTTGCCTGAGAGCTTCGGACGCTCGTCGTTACAGCAACTCTATCTCGACTGGCAGATTCTCAACGGGTCAATCTCGGTGTTACAGAGCATGACTTCTCTTGTCGAGTTTAATGTCCGAGCTAATTTCTTTTCAGGTTTCATCCCTGATCTCTCTGGTTTGCAGAATCTAACACTGTTCAATGTTAGAGATAATAAACTCACCGGTCTTATCCCACCGTCGCTCACTGCTCTCCCAAATCTCACTGTCGTGAATTTAACTAATAACTACATTCAAGGACCGATGCCGTTATTCCAGAAATCAGTCGAAGTTGATGCAATTTTCGCCGCGGGTAGATTCTGTCAGGAGACTCCTGGTACTCCGTGTGATCCACAAGTCCAGACATTGATTTCTATAGCTGAGTCGTTTGGATTTCCGTTGAATCTTGCCAAGGGTTGGAAAGGGAATGATTCATGTGATACCTGGCTCGGGATTAATTGTTACGAAAGTCACATTACAGGGATTAGCCTATGGGGTCAGGAGCTCAAGGGTTCGATATCTCCGAGTTTTGCTAATCttacttccttggaattgatCGATCTTTCTAATAACAACCTCACCGGGAGTATACCGACAGAGCTTACCACTTTGCCTAAGCTTAGAATACTAGATGTGTCTAACAACAATATCAACGGTGATGTCCCGAAGTTCAGCGGAAATGTGATTGTGGTGACTACTGGTAACGCTAACATCGGAACGAAGAATAAAGGAACTCTTgcaaaaaaagaataa